The following coding sequences lie in one Arachis ipaensis cultivar K30076 chromosome B05, Araip1.1, whole genome shotgun sequence genomic window:
- the LOC107644492 gene encoding phospholipase A2-alpha, giving the protein MVATLSLRYCYGIIFGCTLALNFLYIPVSALNIGAQNTGVAVSVSKECSRQCESSFCSVPPLLRYGKYCGLLYSGCPGERPCDGLDACCMKHDQCVQFKNNDYLSQECSQTFIDCMNKFKDTNAPTFKGNTCQVDDVIEVIHVVMEAALLAGRVFHKP; this is encoded by the exons ATGGTTGCTACCCTTTCACTCAGGTATTGTTATGGTATAATCTTTGGTTGCACCCTTGCCCTTAACTTCTTATACATTCCCGTTTCTGCCCTCAACATTGGAGCTCAAAACACTGGAGTTGCAGTCTCCGTG AGCAAAGAGTGTAGTAGGCAATGTGAGTCAAGCTTTTGTTCAG TGCCACCATTGTTGAGGTATGGAAAGTACTGTGGACTATTATACAGTGGATGCCCTGGGGAGAGACCTTGTGATGGACTTGATGCTTGTTGCATGAAGCATGATCAATGTGTTCAATTCAAAAACA ATGACTACCTAAGCCAAGAGTGCAGTCAAACATTCATAGACTGCATGAACAAGTTTAAGGACACAAATGCGCCAACATTCAAAGGAAACACATGCCAAGTTGATGATGTTATTGAAGTTATTCATGTTGTCATGGAAGCTGCTTTGTTGGCTGGAAGAGTTTTTCACAAGCCCTAG
- the LOC107644490 gene encoding protein OSB3, chloroplastic/mitochondrial codes for MNSLRRALRLFAAPADSTALILRSYSSSSTTRRRSKSIPPPPTDTAEIPRPKEIPFQPKVANAVNLIGQVRMPVQFQTFPDGRTYAATVITRQESHSSPFLWIPVIFEGDLAHSAACHLKEDDFIYVAGQLTADPPRLGENQIQSNSNIQVVVQSLNFVQGYPQLEKISATSKQECTASEEHVIDNTWNDLLSNPFEWWDVRYLKENPKGAAFERKTDGELLFINSSTPKWLQDKLDSMSIDLKPELKHSTNDLKKVRDSSLAPWTDLLDDPKQWTDYRDSKRDGQVNPRFPDFKRKDGNGALWLNNAPKWVLSRLEELKFDVPAVKSKQAKDFKGDEPWNDLVNNPTKWWDNRIDKRNPKAPDFKHKETGEVLWLNDSPSWVLSKLPPMKPKESAEFGRKKLVS; via the exons ATGAATTCTCTGCGGCGAGCGTTGCGATTGTTCGCTGCGCCCGCGGATTCAACGGCTCTGATCCTTCGATCATACTCCTCCTCCTCCACTACTCGTCGGCGATCCAAATCCATCCCTCCGCCGCCTACTGACACCGCTGAGATTCCAAGGCCGAAGGAGATCCCGTTCCAGCCGAAGGTAGCGAATGCCGTGAACCTAATCGGTCAGGTTCGGATGCCGGTTCAGTTCCAAACCTTTCCCGACGGCAGAACCTACGCCGCCACCGTTATCACTCGCCAAGAGTCACACTCTTCTCCTTTCCTTTG GATTCCAGTTATATTTGAGGGTGATTTGGCTCATTCTGCGGCTTGCCATCTCAAGGAAGACGATTTCATATATGTGGCTGGTCAACTCACTGCTGATCCACCGCGTttaggtgaaaaccaaattcaaagtAATAGCAATATTCAG GTTGTTGTACAAAGCCTCAACTTTGTCCAAGGATATCCTCAACTGGAGAAAATATCTGCAACTTCAAAGCAAGAATGTACAG CAAGTGAGGAGCATGTCATAGACAACACTTGGAACGATCTCCTTTCTAACCCTTTTGAATGGTGGGATGTCCGATATCTAAAG GAGAATCCAAAGGGGGCAGCTTTTGAAAGAAAAACGGATGGTGAGTTACTCTTTATTAATAGTTCAACTCCCAAATGGCTGCAAGATAAACTGGATTCCATGTCAATTGATTTGAAACCTGAATTGAAGCACTCAACAA ATGATTTAAAGAAAGTTAGAGACTCTTCACTTGCTCCTTGGACTGATCTTTTGGATGACCCAAAGCAGTGGACTGATTACCGTGACAGCAAACGTGATGGGCAG GTGAATCCTAGGTTCCCTGACTTCAAACGCAAGGATGGGAACGGTGCCCTATGGCTTAACAACGCTCCAAAGTGGGTTTTATCTAGACTTGAAGAACTGAAATTTGATGTTCCAGCTGTAAAATCAAAACAAGCAAAGGACTTTAAAG GTGATGAGCCCTGGAATGATTTGGTCAATAACCCTACTAAATGGTGGGATAACAGAATAGATAAG AGGAATCCAAAAGCTCCTGACTTTAAGCACAAAGAAACTGGTGAAGTGCTCTGGCTTAATGATTCTCCTAGTTGGGTGTTATCAAAGTTGCCACCCATGAAGCCAAAAGAAAGCGCAGAATTTGGTAGGAAGAAACTAGTTTCATGA
- the LOC107641325 gene encoding uncharacterized protein LOC107641325 yields MADNTRMKGLEADIKKLFQMMEENRSERARLKEATDLKFESLQASIFQIANESSQARSVVLGSHHGANSGGDHSWRGAAQSRKVNCDLAKFDGSDALAWIFSVDQYFEFFRVPEEEQVGLAAMHMSGMAIPWFQMTQRTSPFRSWTQLKRSIEIEFGPSLFESPKELLFKLQQQGTISDYYAEFVALANRSHIDPLDALRDCFISGLQQDIRREVKAQCPPSLMRAVSLARLYEDKFSPNPTITTAPASFRAVNPPTLALTQPKPSLCTGSPPLLPAPSPRSFTSSLRNLIRRLSSAKIQAKRAKDEAPDGEQQAAIEEEVDPFLQTLEQQVTDHHLSYNAMHGLEVQALLDGGSSDSFLQPRIAKFLNIPVQPAPGVRVIVENFGIMDVEGYIPSLEVTMSECKVTIPHVFVLHVAGGDLFVTVHGEKNPTPEQAQYHHIRRLLNTDVIEEAFTVEVQQPAQNTATLLPFSPTMGPAFAELLEKYQIVFQQPTGLPPQRLHDHSIPLVEGEAPIRVRPYRYPHHHKTQIECMIQEMLKDGIIQPSLKDRFPIPTVDELLDELFGAKIFSKLDLRSGYHKILVKPEDRYKTAFRTHQGHYEWLVMPFGLTNAPATFQHLMNDIFQPFLRKFFLVFFDDILIYSPSTSQHLAHLEIVLQTLQKESLFAKMSKCLFSVSEIDYLGHTITEKGVHMEKDKIQAVIAWPTPENLKQLRGFLGLTGYYRRFIKGYASLASPLTDLLKRDAFQWSSVAVHVFESLKKAITSESILALPNFDQPFIVETDASSTGIGAVLLQDKHPITFFSKKLSTNKQHKSAYAREFYAVTEAVAKFRHYLLGKKFIIRTDQ; encoded by the exons ATGGCAGACAACACCAGAATGAAGGGTTTGGAGGCCGACATCAAGAAGCTGTTCCAGATGATGGAGGAAAACAGATCTGAGCGTGCTCGATTGAAGGAAGCAACAGATCTGAAATTCGAGTCTCTCCAAGCCTCCATTTTCCAAATCGCTAATGAGTCTTCTCAGGCTCGCTCGGTTGTCTTGGGTTCTCACCATGGCGCGAACTCCGGAGGGGATCATTCTTGGCGCGGAGCTGCGCAATCCAGGAAGGTAAACTGCGACTTGGCCAAATTTGACGGATCTGATGCCTTAGCTTGGATTTTTTCTGTTGATCAATATTTTGAGTTCTTTCGGGTTCCCGAAGAGGAACAAGTGGGTCTAGCTGCAATGCACATGTCAGGTATGGCAATTCCCTGGTTTCAGATGACGCAACGTACATCCCCCTTTCGTTCTTGGACCCAATTGAAGAGATCAATTGAAATTGAGTTTGGTCCTTCACTGTTTGAATCGCCGAAAGAACTTCTTTTCAAACTCCAACAACAAGGGACGATTTCCGATTATTATGCAGAATTTGTGGCATTAGCTAACCGATCCCACATTGATCCCCTGGATGCCTTGAGGGATTGTTTCATTAGCGGGTTACAGCAGGATATTAGGCGTGAGGTCAAGGCGCAATGCCCGCCTTCCTTGATGAGGGCCGTGAGCTTGGCCCGTTTATACGAGGATAAGTTCTCACCCAACCCGACTATCACTACGGCGCCGGCCTCGTTCCGCGCTGTTAACCCTCCGACATTGGCTCTAACTCAACCTAAGCCTTCTCTATGTACAGGCTCTCCTCCATTACTACCAGCGCCATCACCACGATCCTTCACTTCTTCTCTACGGAATCTGATTCGCAGGTTATCCTCAGCTAAAATTCAGGCTAAGAGGGCCAAAG ACGAAGCCCCTGATGGGGAACAACAAGCTGCAATTGAAGAGGAAGTAGATCCCTTCCTTCAGACCCTGGAGCAACAAGTAACTGACCATCATCTATCCTACAATGCCATGCATG GATTGGAGGTTCAAGCTCTATTGGATGGAGGCAGCTCTGATAGTTTCCTCCAGCCTCGAATAGCCAAATTCTTGAACATTCCAGTGCAGCCTGCCCCTGGTGTGAGGGTGATAGTGGAAAATTTTGGCATCATGGATGTTGAAGGTTATATCCCTTCTCTGGAGGTCACAATGAGTGAGTGCAAAGTCACTATTCCACACGTCTTTGTGCTGCATGTGGCTGGAGGTGACTTG TTTGTGACGGTGCATGGTGAGAAGAACCCCACCCCGGAGCAAGCTCAATATCACCACATTCGACGTCTTCTCAACACTGATGTAATTGAGGAAGCCTTCACAGTGGAAGTTCAGCAACCTGCACAAAATACAGCCACTCTCCTGCCATTTTCTCCTACCATGGGGCCTGCTTTTGCTGAACTCCTCGAGAAGTATCAAATAGTGTTTCAGCAACCTACAGGGCTTCCCCCACAAAGATTGCATGATCACTCTATTCCCTTGGTAGAGGGGGAAGCACCAATTCGAGTTAGACCGTACCGATACCCTCACCACCATAAGACTCAAATTGAGTGCATGATTCAAGAGATGCTTAAGGATGGCATCATTCAGCCTAGCC TCAAGGATCGCTTTCCCATTCCCACAGTGGATGAACTTTTGGATGAGTTATTTGGagcaaaaattttttcaaagttgGATCTCAGATCAGGTTATCACAAGATTTTGGTAAAGCCGGAGGATAGATACAAGACCGCATTCCGCACACACCAAGGACATTACGAATGGCTAGTAATGCCATTTGGATTAACAAATGCACCAGCCACCTTCCAACATCTTATGAATGATATCTTTCAGCCATTCTTGAGAAAGTTTTTCCTTGTCTTCTTCGATGACATATTGATCTACAGCCCTTCCACTTCTCAGCATTTAGCACATTTGGAGATCGTGTTACAAACATTACAGAAGGAATCCTTATTTGCCAAGATGTCAAAATGCTTGTTTTCTGTGTCTGAAATTGACTATCTGGGCCACACCATCACGGAGAAAGGTGTGCACATGGAAAAGGATAAAATTCAAGCCGTAATAGCTTGGCCAACACCTGAGAACCTCAAACAACTTCGGGGATTTTTGGGGTTGACAGGTTACTATCGACGCTTCATCAAAGGCTATGCTTCTCTTGCATCTCCTCTCACAGATTTATTAAAGAGAGATGCCTTCCAGTGGAGCTCAGTTGCCGTGCATGTCTTTGAGTCATTGAAGAAGGCAATTACTTCAGAATCAATTTTAGCTCTTCCCAACTTCGATCAACCTTTTATAGTGGAAACTGATGCTTCTAGTACGGGAATTGGAGCGGTTCTTTTGCAAGATAAACACCCCATTACCTTCTTTTCTAAGAAATTATCTACTAACAAACAGCACAAGTCAGCCTATGCCCGGGAATTCTATGCAGTGACTGAAGCGGTAGCCAAGTTCCGCCATTACTTATTGGGGAAGAAATTCATTATACGTACAGATCAGTAG
- the LOC110263060 gene encoding protein MAIN-LIKE 1-like, whose product MGDDPGRLYRLDGVAHIAGVINDEPRRCISSVRRQQGMRLDERYVPYLQMAGLYHLARLNDRWFRLDEPLVSAFVERWRPETHTFHMPFGECTITLQDVAYQLGLPVDGNYVSGCLIDFHLYIEGGRPAWQWFHELLGVLPPENQVQKFAVNCTWFQETFAECPDGADEETVRRFVRAYIMMLLGTQLFADKSGNRIHIRWLPYVARLEEMGRYSWGSAALAWLYRCMC is encoded by the exons atgggggacgatccgggaaGGCTTTATCGTTTGGATGGAGTTGCTCATATCGCCGGTgtgatcaacgacgag CCTCGTCGTTGCATATCCAGCGTTAGGCGGCAGCAGGGGATGCGTCTTGATGAGAGGTACGTTCCGTACCTGCAGATGGCCGGATTGTACCATCTTGCGAGACTGAATGACAGATGGTTCCGACTAGACGAGCCCCTAGTCAGCGCATTTGTCGAGAGGTGGCGGCCTGAGACGCACACCTTCcacatgccgttcggagagtgcaccatCACGCTTCAGGACGTCGCATACCAGCTGGGGTTGCCAGTGGACGGAAATTACGTTAGTGGTTGCCTGATAGACTTCCACCTTTACATTGAGGGTGGGAGACCTGCTTGGCAGTGGTTCCATGAGTTGCTCGGTGTTTTACCTCCCGAGAACCAGGTGCAGAAATTCGCAGTCAACTGCACCTGGTTTCAGGAGACATTTGCAGAGTGTCCAGACGGGGCTGATGAGGAGACAGTTAGGCGCTTTGTCCGGGCCTATATCATGATGTTATTGGGTACGCAGCTCtttgccgacaagtccggcaaTCGTATACACATCAGATGGCTACCTTATGTTGCTCGGCTTGAGGAGATGGGTCGCTACAGTTGGGGGTCGGCGGCACTTGCATGGTTGTACAGGTGCATGTGCTGA